A portion of the Streptomyces rishiriensis genome contains these proteins:
- a CDS encoding helix-turn-helix domain-containing protein: MSNRPSAKVGAFTVDGDSTGTGRGTWEVFVDTWNARMGDLYPLPEFSASTVDGFEGTMRSVILQDTVVSELWGSSTARTQAVGTHEHDHIRLYVGLRGAMTLRDPHDQGGDAYVSAGTYFMHHVVTENHFHTTPEIGSRIFIFPGDALRSLVARKPRAGQAVSPAAQVLMAHATMVQRTVSGLGPAAAHASRNALLELAKGLVLDHFDDREPTFIPALAQAAKDLADARLTDAELSPATIAAHLHISVRTLQRAFADLDESFSAYIRRRRLEEAAAALTAPGSRLSVSEAAARWHFTDSSHFIRAFKKQYRATPAQFARRPA; encoded by the coding sequence ATGAGCAACAGACCGAGCGCCAAGGTGGGCGCGTTCACCGTCGACGGCGACTCCACCGGTACGGGGCGGGGAACGTGGGAGGTGTTCGTCGATACCTGGAACGCCCGCATGGGCGACCTGTATCCCCTGCCGGAGTTCAGCGCTTCCACGGTGGACGGCTTCGAGGGAACCATGCGCTCGGTGATCCTGCAGGACACGGTCGTCAGCGAACTCTGGGGCTCCTCAACGGCGCGCACCCAGGCGGTCGGTACGCATGAGCACGACCACATCAGGCTGTATGTCGGGCTGCGAGGTGCGATGACCCTGCGGGACCCGCACGACCAGGGCGGTGACGCCTACGTCTCGGCCGGCACCTATTTCATGCACCACGTCGTGACGGAAAACCACTTCCACACCACGCCCGAGATCGGCAGCCGCATCTTCATCTTCCCCGGTGACGCTCTGCGCTCCCTGGTCGCCAGGAAGCCACGCGCCGGGCAGGCCGTCTCGCCCGCGGCGCAGGTCCTCATGGCACACGCCACCATGGTCCAGCGGACCGTGAGCGGCCTCGGCCCGGCGGCCGCGCACGCGTCCCGCAACGCCCTGCTCGAACTGGCCAAGGGGCTGGTCCTGGACCACTTCGACGACCGCGAGCCCACCTTCATCCCGGCGCTGGCGCAAGCGGCCAAGGATCTGGCCGACGCCCGGCTCACGGACGCCGAGTTGTCGCCGGCCACGATCGCCGCGCACCTGCACATCTCCGTCCGCACCCTGCAGCGGGCCTTCGCGGATCTGGACGAGTCGTTCAGCGCCTACATCCGCCGCCGGCGTCTGGAGGAAGCGGCCGCGGCACTCACCGCCCCCGGATCACGGCTCAGCGTCTCCGAGGCCGCCGCGCGCTGGCACTTCACCGACAGCAGCCACTTCATCCGCGCTTTCAAGAAGCAGTACCGAGCGACACCGGCGCAGTTCGCACGCCGACCAGCCTGA
- a CDS encoding cupin domain-containing protein — protein sequence MIPDDDPSRSLTVADPDDPGTTYVSLVGNTYAMLVTGEQTDGRYCLIEMRVPDGGGPPPHRHDFEEMFTILEGEIEFTFRGEKHTVRAGSTVNVPANAPHNFRNVSGAPARMLCMCTPAGQDEYFTRIGDVVAGKNAPPPQLSQDELMERRRRAAELASAYRSEFL from the coding sequence ATGATTCCCGATGACGATCCGTCCCGGTCCCTGACCGTGGCCGACCCGGACGACCCCGGCACCACATACGTCTCACTGGTGGGCAACACATACGCCATGCTGGTCACCGGCGAGCAGACCGACGGCCGGTACTGCCTGATCGAGATGCGTGTGCCCGACGGCGGCGGCCCGCCCCCGCACCGGCACGACTTCGAGGAGATGTTCACGATCCTCGAGGGCGAGATCGAGTTCACCTTCCGCGGCGAGAAGCACACCGTACGCGCCGGATCCACGGTCAATGTTCCGGCCAACGCGCCGCACAACTTCCGCAACGTCTCGGGTGCACCGGCTCGCATGCTGTGCATGTGCACCCCGGCAGGCCAGGACGAGTACTTCACGCGCATCGGCGATGTCGTCGCGGGCAAGAACGCGCCGCCACCGCAGCTGTCGCAGGACGAGCTCATGGAGCGGCGCCGCCGGGCGGCCGAGCTGGCCTCGGCCTACCGGAGCGAGTTCCTCTAG
- a CDS encoding AAA family ATPase: protein MGLADRLASARAGALVGREPERAVLDRMLSGAPDAPLVVYLHGPGGIGKSSLVRYAARQAELAGRRVVHVDGRLLDADPRRLEEAAALACAEPGAVLLIDTFEQCQPLEAWLRESFLPRLADRAVVVVAGRVAPDTEWSLDPGWAQLFTALAVRPLDVAQSDALLAARGVPAEQRGAFVAFAGGSPLTLSLAASLPPSAPGALWEPAGDVLTTLVERLVGDLPSAVHRRALEVVAQAYVTRESLLRTVLGDEDTDTVFSWLRQLPYIEACPEGLHPHDAVRATLEADLRWRDPERYDDVRVRIALAGLRAVRGATGDDVPLRVAEWMFLFRHQGGPDNLYNYRMHPHIEDTPLRPEDVPAVLRMAEEAEGPESAAAVAHWLRRQPEAFRVHRYTGSSAPVSFMAILRLDAPLPEDRAEDPVIAAVWDLVEAAAPLRPGEHLGIRRFAVQPGGRQRPSPLMDLSSRRAIGEEMRAHGRAVMFTVFEDADRWGRYLAEAGVPQVAVVDVGGRQQHIFGRDWRRQTVEEWVRYRARTMATPVPTWPTTAATSGPAGRLSRAAFEEGALEALRTWHAPREFATSVLLHSHLVPPGSSDPTADLRGAIITALDALRTDPAGVKAHEALTTTYITAPRTHRAAARRLGVPYGTYRRHLALAKERLTELLLRQPATTPAPASPHQVPKEYPVGSAEHG, encoded by the coding sequence GTGGGACTGGCGGACCGGCTGGCCTCGGCACGAGCCGGTGCGTTGGTGGGCAGGGAGCCGGAGCGGGCGGTGCTCGACCGGATGCTGTCGGGGGCGCCGGACGCTCCGCTCGTGGTGTACCTGCACGGTCCCGGTGGCATCGGCAAGTCCTCGCTGGTGCGCTACGCCGCCCGGCAGGCCGAGCTCGCCGGCCGCCGCGTGGTGCATGTGGACGGACGGCTCCTCGACGCCGACCCGCGCCGGCTGGAGGAGGCCGCGGCCCTGGCCTGCGCCGAACCCGGTGCGGTGCTGCTCATCGACACCTTCGAGCAGTGTCAGCCCCTTGAGGCGTGGCTGCGTGAGAGCTTCCTGCCGCGGCTCGCCGACCGTGCGGTCGTGGTGGTGGCCGGCAGGGTCGCCCCCGACACCGAGTGGTCGCTGGACCCTGGGTGGGCACAGCTGTTCACCGCGCTGGCCGTGCGGCCGCTGGACGTCGCACAGTCCGACGCTCTGCTCGCCGCGCGGGGTGTTCCCGCCGAGCAGCGGGGCGCCTTCGTCGCCTTCGCGGGAGGCAGCCCGCTCACTCTCTCGCTGGCCGCCTCCCTGCCCCCGTCCGCACCCGGCGCACTGTGGGAGCCTGCCGGCGACGTGCTGACGACCCTGGTCGAGAGGCTGGTGGGCGACCTGCCCAGCGCCGTCCACCGGCGCGCCCTCGAGGTCGTCGCGCAGGCCTACGTCACCCGCGAGTCCCTGCTGCGCACAGTGCTGGGTGACGAGGACACCGACACGGTGTTCTCCTGGCTGCGCCAGCTGCCCTACATCGAGGCCTGCCCCGAGGGGCTGCACCCGCACGATGCGGTGCGAGCGACCCTCGAGGCCGACCTGCGCTGGCGGGACCCCGAGCGCTACGACGACGTCCGCGTCCGCATCGCGCTGGCGGGCCTGCGGGCCGTACGCGGCGCCACCGGGGACGACGTGCCCTTACGGGTCGCGGAGTGGATGTTCCTCTTCCGCCACCAGGGCGGACCGGACAATCTCTACAACTACCGAATGCACCCGCACATCGAGGACACTCCGCTGCGTCCCGAAGACGTGCCCGCCGTGCTGCGCATGGCCGAGGAGGCCGAAGGCCCGGAATCGGCGGCCGCTGTCGCGCACTGGCTGCGCCGCCAGCCGGAGGCCTTCCGCGTCCACCGCTACACCGGCTCCTCCGCGCCCGTTTCCTTCATGGCCATCCTGCGACTGGACGCCCCCCTGCCCGAGGACCGTGCCGAGGACCCGGTGATCGCGGCAGTCTGGGACCTTGTGGAGGCGGCCGCTCCCCTGAGGCCGGGCGAGCACCTGGGCATCCGCCGCTTCGCGGTGCAACCCGGCGGGCGACAGCGGCCCTCGCCCCTGATGGACCTCAGCAGCCGACGCGCCATCGGCGAGGAGATGCGCGCCCACGGACGCGCGGTGATGTTCACCGTGTTCGAAGACGCCGACCGCTGGGGGCGCTACCTCGCCGAGGCCGGGGTGCCGCAGGTCGCGGTCGTGGACGTCGGCGGCAGACAACAGCACATCTTCGGCCGGGACTGGCGACGGCAGACAGTGGAGGAGTGGGTGCGGTACCGGGCGCGCACCATGGCCACGCCCGTGCCGACATGGCCCACAACTGCCGCCACGAGTGGCCCGGCCGGCCGACTGTCGCGCGCCGCGTTCGAGGAAGGAGCGCTGGAGGCGCTGCGAACCTGGCACGCCCCTCGCGAATTCGCGACGAGCGTCCTGCTGCACTCCCATCTCGTGCCGCCGGGCTCATCCGACCCGACCGCCGACCTGCGCGGCGCCATCATCACCGCGCTCGACGCGCTGCGGACCGATCCTGCGGGCGTAAAGGCACACGAAGCTCTCACCACCACCTACATCACGGCCCCCCGTACCCACAGGGCTGCCGCCCGACGGCTCGGAGTGCCCTACGGCACCTACCGGCGCCACCTCGCCCTGGCCAAGGAACGCCTCACCGAACTACTGCTGCGACAACCGGCCACGACACCCGCACCGGCCTCGCCACACCAGGTGCCGAAGGAGTACCCCGTGGGCAGCGCTGAGCACGGTTGA
- a CDS encoding SRPBCC family protein — MTRTSVPITVFARTTSSPAHTYQVIVPIDLAQVFKSWGPFPGVAEVRDQTGTWNRPGTSRQTWFTDGSKADERLTEIAEGHGFAYELSGFTNVLSKLVSGVRGEWSFLPDGTGTSIRWTYDFRPLPGRRWIVAGPFKQLWIRYMRAALTRMVTVVQETPHSIVEQ, encoded by the coding sequence ATGACCAGAACGAGTGTCCCGATCACCGTCTTCGCCCGTACGACGTCCAGCCCCGCCCACACCTACCAGGTCATCGTGCCGATCGACCTCGCCCAGGTGTTCAAGTCGTGGGGACCGTTCCCCGGCGTCGCGGAAGTGCGCGACCAGACCGGCACCTGGAACCGGCCGGGGACGTCGCGCCAGACCTGGTTCACCGACGGTTCCAAGGCCGACGAGCGTCTTACCGAGATCGCGGAGGGCCACGGGTTCGCCTATGAGCTGAGTGGTTTCACCAACGTGCTGTCCAAGCTGGTCTCCGGGGTGCGCGGCGAGTGGTCGTTCCTGCCCGACGGCACCGGCACATCGATCCGCTGGACGTACGACTTCCGGCCACTGCCAGGCCGCCGCTGGATCGTCGCGGGGCCGTTCAAGCAGCTCTGGATCCGCTACATGCGCGCTGCACTCACCAGGATGGTGACCGTGGTGCAGGAAACGCCCCATAGCATCGTGGAGCAGTGA
- a CDS encoding IS5 family transposase, which translates to MPSRRPYPSDLSDARWELVEPVLAAWRFERRGRALDFGRPPEHDLRDIMDAILYVDRTGVQWRYLPHDFPHWNTVYGYFARWQQEGVFAQLNGLLRQLLRQKEGREAEPSACVIDAQSVKTSTSVLATSQGIDAGKKIVGRKRSIVTDTIGLVLAVLVTAASVQDSIAGTQLLDQVAAAHPSIRKAWVDGGYRQHLVEHAATLGIDMEITQRKPGSRGFTPIPKRWAVERTYGWLMLHRRLARDYETHPHRSEAMIHVAMTDLMARRLTSENTISWRDPEPRTKLQIPG; encoded by the coding sequence ATGCCAAGTCGACGTCCTTATCCGAGTGATTTGTCCGATGCCCGCTGGGAGTTGGTCGAGCCGGTCCTGGCGGCCTGGCGCTTCGAGCGCCGTGGCAGAGCTCTGGACTTCGGCCGGCCGCCCGAGCATGACCTGCGCGACATCATGGACGCGATCTTGTATGTGGACCGCACCGGGGTCCAGTGGCGCTACCTCCCGCACGACTTCCCGCACTGGAACACGGTTTACGGCTACTTCGCCAGGTGGCAGCAGGAAGGCGTATTCGCCCAGCTCAACGGCCTGCTCAGGCAACTCTTACGACAGAAGGAAGGCCGGGAGGCCGAACCGTCGGCCTGCGTGATCGACGCGCAGAGCGTGAAAACCTCCACCAGTGTGCTCGCCACCAGCCAGGGCATCGATGCCGGCAAGAAGATCGTCGGACGGAAACGAAGCATCGTCACCGACACCATCGGCCTTGTGCTCGCCGTGTTGGTCACCGCGGCAAGCGTGCAGGACTCCATCGCCGGCACCCAGCTCCTGGACCAGGTCGCCGCCGCACATCCCAGCATCCGCAAAGCGTGGGTCGACGGCGGCTACCGCCAGCACCTCGTCGAGCACGCAGCCACCCTCGGCATCGACATGGAAATCACTCAACGCAAGCCCGGGAGCAGGGGATTCACCCCCATCCCGAAACGCTGGGCGGTCGAGCGGACCTACGGCTGGCTCATGCTCCACCGCCGGCTGGCCCGCGACTACGAAACCCACCCGCACCGATCCGAAGCCATGATCCACGTCGCCATGACCGACCTCATGGCCCGCCGCCTCACCAGCGAGAACACCATCTCTTGGCGCGACCCGGAACCGCGGACCAAACTGCAGATTCCGGGATGA
- a CDS encoding YaaC family protein, whose protein sequence is MNLSGDELWRWLRGTRWKPPKAAKADQERRETYVFALEQAEQMFRAAATVGPAAQPLLLFYGLSQAGRAVMATAPVTGDEWRLVGHGISQDPKTFAGPLAEIAVTTSREGSRGSFVRLSKALDSPLWQDSAVPLGTLWDCLPENRLSPLNAVTDERRTPLGLDERTLSGGQHPLASVDIWDFPPWVASAGSVEALKAYMKAFPGSEGFDYLWRGSSEAKEPDFSLDLDGWGGLPMHWRVPPGSDGSFEDRRTLIRAMTRPYGRSRYLVPAVGSNAKSVHPLMTWWAVLHTLSMLARYEPAQWSKHIHVDSSQQAVPLESLLEKALSTMPILLAYTLDELSGGELTSR, encoded by the coding sequence ATGAATTTGTCCGGAGACGAACTCTGGCGATGGCTGCGCGGAACGCGCTGGAAGCCGCCGAAGGCCGCCAAGGCAGACCAGGAACGCCGCGAGACCTACGTGTTCGCCCTGGAACAGGCGGAACAGATGTTCCGTGCCGCCGCCACCGTGGGTCCCGCCGCTCAGCCACTCCTCCTCTTCTACGGCCTGAGCCAGGCAGGTCGCGCCGTCATGGCGACCGCGCCAGTCACAGGGGACGAGTGGCGGCTCGTCGGGCACGGCATCAGCCAGGACCCCAAGACCTTTGCCGGTCCCCTCGCCGAAATAGCCGTCACGACGTCCAGGGAGGGCTCCCGCGGTAGCTTCGTGCGGCTGTCCAAGGCGCTTGACTCTCCTCTCTGGCAAGACTCGGCAGTCCCCCTCGGCACCCTGTGGGACTGCCTCCCGGAGAATCGTCTGTCGCCGCTGAACGCCGTCACTGATGAGCGGCGCACGCCGCTTGGTCTCGACGAGCGAACTTTGTCAGGCGGCCAGCACCCACTGGCCAGCGTCGACATCTGGGACTTCCCGCCGTGGGTTGCGTCCGCGGGAAGTGTCGAAGCGCTGAAGGCCTACATGAAGGCGTTCCCCGGTTCCGAGGGGTTCGACTATCTGTGGCGTGGGTCGTCGGAGGCGAAGGAACCCGACTTCTCCCTGGACCTAGACGGCTGGGGTGGGCTCCCGATGCACTGGCGTGTGCCGCCTGGAAGTGACGGCAGCTTTGAAGACCGGCGTACGCTCATCAGGGCTATGACGAGGCCGTATGGGCGTTCCCGTTACCTGGTTCCCGCCGTAGGCAGCAACGCCAAGAGCGTGCACCCCCTTATGACCTGGTGGGCCGTCCTGCACACCCTGTCGATGTTGGCCCGTTACGAGCCTGCTCAGTGGAGCAAGCACATCCACGTTGACTCCAGTCAGCAGGCCGTACCGCTTGAATCGCTGCTGGAGAAGGCGCTCAGCACGATGCCCATCCTCCTCGCCTACACTCTGGATGAACTTTCCGGAGGCGAACTGACCAGCCGCTGA
- a CDS encoding DCL family protein, which produces MPRGITIGPTHYPTKEAVRNVCRSIVQRYGIGGDVTGPDDDAFLRHLLEYHPEYDLKRGDGIAHFRVIAHTDHGRRSVGLALVRLDGEVADFSWNACLTPLSQRTQVLAALRHAIADQVAASRTAALDSGQPLVCSVTGVPIQSAAELHIDHAPPTFLDLAEGFIADNGGVDDFRILPDTGAGVSYIELEDKALEGRWQNHHQKRAVLRPVLKRVNLSDLRRAGTAGTPAP; this is translated from the coding sequence GTGCCCAGAGGCATAACCATTGGCCCGACCCACTACCCCACCAAGGAAGCTGTCCGGAACGTCTGCCGCAGCATCGTCCAGCGATACGGCATCGGCGGTGACGTCACCGGCCCCGACGACGATGCGTTCCTCCGTCATCTTCTCGAATACCACCCCGAGTACGACCTCAAGCGGGGCGACGGCATCGCCCACTTCCGCGTCATCGCCCACACCGATCACGGACGCAGAAGCGTCGGGCTCGCTCTGGTGCGGCTCGACGGCGAGGTGGCCGACTTCTCGTGGAACGCCTGCCTGACCCCGCTCAGCCAGCGCACTCAGGTACTTGCCGCGTTGCGGCACGCGATAGCTGATCAGGTGGCGGCTTCACGGACCGCGGCGCTCGACTCCGGGCAGCCGCTCGTCTGCTCCGTCACCGGGGTACCTATCCAGTCCGCTGCCGAGCTGCATATCGACCATGCGCCCCCGACGTTCCTCGACCTGGCCGAGGGGTTCATCGCTGACAACGGTGGGGTGGACGATTTTCGGATCCTGCCCGATACAGGTGCCGGGGTCAGTTACATCGAGCTGGAGGACAAGGCGCTCGAGGGGCGCTGGCAGAACCATCATCAGAAGCGTGCCGTGCTGCGGCCGGTGCTGAAGCGGGTCAACCTTTCAGATCTGCGGCGGGCAGGAACGGCCGGCACTCCTGCTCCGTGA
- a CDS encoding UvrD-helicase domain-containing protein: MALRATAEQEAAREAFAAGQDLALVAGAGTGKTSTLVMMGSATRGRGLYVAFNKPIADEAKSRFGRNVECRTSHSLAHRAVGRQFQDRLDGSRHMPLKRTAQLLGLDRDLAVGKRRLRATTQARLVMEMVRRFCYSTDQQVAARHLGPVNGLDDQGAQYLAQVLLSRARWAWDDICSLQGKLPFQHDHYLKMWALTRPRLPADFVLLDEAQDTNPVLEEIFLAQDAQRVCVGDPAQQIYDWRHAKDIMSGFPGQQLELTQSFRFGPAIAEVANRWLRAALSTMQLTGHAGGASGLGRVEVPDAVLCRGNADALAEVLGFLEKGVPVALAGGSKPLLTIAEAAIDLQAGRRTSHHELFLFSSWGEVQEYAEQDSAAAELKAIVELVDTYGPQQIIAAVKRMVNEDQARVVVSTVHKAKGREWRRVRIGAGFTPPAEEAAARGVHPAEARLIYVAVTRAREVLDTTGIQWAEAQIRHASRATVTSTPDGVPLAALPLTGQLQYPRSPMSVFLNQHLPRPERVLGAYLDRSRGLPPAVQPMDERRPDYSALGHTIDYRLRLSLGCGPGGAVASGIRLLGSRLPIEGAPAPEVRETLHTAGTHLLARLQNHLEGGPALGEEELTRLCHVAGFYEAIYRNGVFSRRRNLLALADAHTTVDHLTAAVPAYVLEDISEQMELAEQPFAPFRDLPDRQRVCGPVFAGSADLGGADADFIVGGLLIDCKATTRPHTINRSAVQQLAGYLLLDYDNAYGIDQVGLYLSRQGALITWDVPEFLNALGARVPLPQLRTLLRDHLRRPQRPTPSQKS; encoded by the coding sequence GTGGCTTTGCGGGCGACGGCTGAGCAGGAAGCGGCCCGGGAGGCGTTTGCCGCAGGCCAAGACTTGGCGTTGGTGGCCGGCGCCGGTACAGGGAAGACTTCGACGCTGGTGATGATGGGCTCGGCAACGCGTGGCCGGGGCCTGTACGTGGCCTTCAACAAGCCGATCGCCGACGAAGCCAAGAGCCGCTTCGGGAGGAATGTGGAGTGCCGTACGTCGCACTCGTTGGCGCACCGGGCGGTGGGTCGCCAGTTCCAAGACCGGCTCGATGGCTCGCGCCACATGCCGTTGAAGCGTACGGCGCAGTTGCTGGGGCTGGACCGCGACCTGGCCGTGGGCAAGAGGCGGCTGAGGGCGACGACGCAGGCGCGGCTGGTGATGGAGATGGTCCGGCGTTTTTGCTACAGCACGGATCAGCAGGTGGCAGCCCGGCATCTGGGCCCGGTGAACGGACTGGATGACCAGGGGGCGCAGTATCTGGCGCAGGTGCTGCTGAGCAGGGCGCGGTGGGCGTGGGACGACATCTGCTCGCTTCAGGGAAAGCTGCCGTTCCAGCACGATCACTACCTCAAGATGTGGGCGCTGACGCGGCCGAGACTGCCTGCGGACTTCGTGCTGCTGGACGAAGCGCAGGACACCAACCCGGTCTTGGAGGAAATTTTCCTGGCGCAGGATGCGCAGCGCGTGTGTGTCGGGGATCCGGCACAGCAGATCTATGACTGGCGGCATGCCAAGGACATCATGAGCGGTTTTCCCGGGCAGCAGCTGGAGTTGACGCAGTCGTTCAGGTTCGGACCGGCGATCGCGGAGGTGGCGAATCGGTGGTTGCGGGCTGCCTTGTCGACGATGCAGCTGACCGGGCATGCCGGTGGTGCCTCGGGACTGGGGCGGGTCGAGGTCCCCGATGCGGTGTTGTGCCGGGGGAACGCCGACGCACTCGCTGAGGTGCTGGGCTTCCTCGAGAAGGGGGTGCCGGTCGCGCTGGCCGGGGGCAGTAAGCCGCTGTTGACGATCGCTGAGGCGGCGATCGACCTGCAGGCGGGCCGGCGGACCTCGCACCATGAGCTGTTCTTGTTCTCGTCCTGGGGTGAGGTGCAGGAGTACGCGGAGCAGGACTCCGCGGCAGCGGAGCTGAAGGCGATCGTGGAGCTGGTCGATACCTACGGGCCGCAGCAGATCATCGCGGCCGTGAAGCGCATGGTCAACGAGGACCAGGCGCGAGTGGTGGTGTCGACGGTGCACAAGGCCAAGGGCCGCGAGTGGAGGAGGGTGCGGATCGGGGCCGGATTCACGCCACCTGCGGAGGAAGCGGCGGCACGAGGCGTGCATCCGGCGGAAGCGCGCCTGATTTACGTGGCGGTGACGCGGGCTCGCGAGGTGCTGGATACAACGGGGATCCAGTGGGCCGAAGCCCAGATCCGGCATGCCTCGCGCGCAACTGTGACCAGTACCCCGGACGGCGTGCCCCTGGCCGCGCTGCCGCTGACCGGACAGCTCCAGTACCCTCGCTCGCCGATGTCCGTCTTTCTGAACCAGCATCTGCCGCGCCCCGAGCGGGTGCTCGGCGCGTACCTGGACCGCTCGCGGGGGCTTCCGCCCGCGGTGCAGCCCATGGATGAGCGGCGCCCCGATTATTCGGCCCTGGGGCACACCATCGACTACCGCCTCCGGCTCAGTCTCGGCTGCGGCCCTGGAGGCGCGGTCGCGTCGGGCATTCGGCTACTCGGCAGCCGGCTCCCGATCGAGGGGGCTCCCGCCCCTGAGGTGCGTGAGACCTTGCATACAGCCGGCACCCACCTGCTTGCCCGACTCCAGAACCACCTCGAAGGAGGGCCTGCACTGGGCGAGGAGGAATTGACCCGGTTGTGTCACGTAGCCGGGTTCTACGAGGCCATCTACCGCAATGGCGTCTTCTCCCGGCGCCGCAACCTGCTGGCCCTCGCCGACGCGCACACCACCGTGGATCACCTGACCGCGGCGGTGCCGGCCTACGTGCTGGAGGACATCTCCGAGCAGATGGAGCTGGCCGAGCAACCTTTCGCACCGTTCAGGGACTTGCCGGACAGACAGCGGGTGTGCGGGCCGGTGTTCGCCGGCAGTGCCGACCTGGGCGGGGCTGATGCAGACTTCATCGTCGGCGGACTGCTGATCGACTGCAAGGCCACCACCCGCCCTCACACGATCAACCGCTCAGCCGTACAACAGCTCGCCGGATACCTGCTGCTCGACTACGACAACGCCTACGGCATCGACCAGGTGGGCCTCTACCTTTCCCGCCAGGGCGCCCTGATCACATGGGACGTCCCGGAATTCCTCAATGCTCTGGGCGCCCGTGTTCCACTGCCCCAGCTACGCACACTGCTGCGAGACCACCTTCGCCGGCCACAGCGCCCGACGCCGTCGCAGAAAAGCTGA
- a CDS encoding endonuclease domain-containing protein, with protein MAQISPKLARTYFAEISAGSAVPLDLDDLLHMVKLRRHNHVLIGDIALHCYKNKSKWTYNERDIRHAAHAFANFQLDAGDVVEVQLPAYLDHGEQDPEHRGRADWRQQIASWMFWQARDKHQEGRPYEEWDDSWKHLGASGLPGELTWDEFVGARSGIRLRENIANTRPLDLITSAGGSLFLPRAYAALLDRWEKVEEGLVAQARICKGCAAQGPRWGGWRTQSPLGYVTLCPPCSGAAFQRYGGHLRGVLYESPRVRGTRADDYLCCLCAETRAAVWDHCHDHGFLRGPLCGSCNTFEGKSLPRYFLEGKEGAALHLLECRGCLERRTLPGRYHVAIVQKRLEATEHHRHRGRRCKRRPSVRHVKLAHGAHRFELECWWHSETWTKDVTVPETAALVRGFADQALAAPQPDVVVPAARTASGTTWPA; from the coding sequence ATGGCTCAGATCAGCCCCAAACTCGCCCGCACCTACTTCGCGGAGATCTCCGCCGGTTCTGCCGTCCCACTGGACTTGGACGACCTCTTACACATGGTGAAACTGCGTCGACACAACCATGTCCTCATCGGCGACATCGCGCTGCACTGCTACAAGAACAAGTCGAAGTGGACGTACAACGAACGCGACATCCGCCACGCCGCCCATGCGTTCGCGAACTTCCAGCTGGACGCCGGCGACGTCGTGGAGGTGCAGCTGCCCGCCTACCTCGACCACGGCGAGCAGGACCCGGAGCACCGGGGCCGGGCCGACTGGCGGCAGCAAATTGCGTCCTGGATGTTCTGGCAGGCCCGCGACAAGCACCAGGAGGGGCGGCCCTACGAAGAGTGGGACGACAGCTGGAAGCACCTCGGCGCCAGCGGGCTGCCCGGCGAGCTGACGTGGGACGAATTTGTCGGGGCACGCAGCGGAATCCGGCTCCGGGAGAACATCGCCAACACCCGGCCGCTGGACCTGATCACCTCCGCCGGGGGCAGTCTGTTCCTGCCGAGAGCCTACGCCGCACTCCTTGACCGCTGGGAGAAGGTGGAGGAGGGCCTGGTCGCCCAGGCCCGGATCTGCAAAGGCTGTGCTGCTCAAGGGCCGCGCTGGGGTGGCTGGCGTACGCAGAGCCCGCTCGGCTACGTCACCTTGTGCCCGCCGTGCTCGGGAGCCGCCTTCCAGCGCTATGGCGGTCACCTGCGCGGCGTGCTGTACGAATCGCCCCGCGTGCGCGGCACCCGCGCCGACGACTACCTGTGCTGCCTGTGCGCGGAGACCCGGGCGGCGGTCTGGGACCACTGCCACGACCACGGCTTTTTGCGCGGGCCTCTATGCGGCAGCTGCAACACTTTCGAGGGCAAGAGCCTCCCGCGCTACTTCCTTGAGGGCAAGGAGGGCGCCGCGCTGCACTTGCTGGAGTGCCGCGGCTGCCTGGAACGGCGCACCCTGCCCGGCAGGTACCACGTCGCTATCGTCCAGAAGCGTCTGGAGGCGACCGAGCACCACCGCCACCGCGGGCGCCGCTGCAAGCGCCGACCGTCGGTCCGGCACGTGAAACTCGCCCACGGCGCGCACCGCTTTGAGCTGGAGTGCTGGTGGCACAGTGAGACGTGGACGAAGGACGTCACAGTCCCCGAGACCGCGGCGCTCGTACGAGGCTTCGCCGATCAGGCGCTCGCCGCCCCACAGCCAGACGTCGTAGTGCCGGCCGCGCGTACCGCATCGGGCACAACATGGCCCGCGTGA
- a CDS encoding helix-turn-helix domain-containing protein codes for MTTEHGAFWDDLAEDLQDPEFLRHYVVESMRIATIDRIVNALDEARDAADLSKAALARAISAEPAVVRRLFSAGHVNPTLGTLAEVAAALGMRITLEPLPAAERKSVTDPLLEGRAADPRGLAKHLSELRRSKSRSSAAA; via the coding sequence ATGACTACGGAGCATGGCGCTTTCTGGGACGACCTTGCCGAGGACTTGCAGGACCCTGAGTTTCTCCGCCACTACGTCGTTGAGTCCATGCGTATCGCCACAATCGACCGGATCGTGAACGCGCTGGACGAGGCACGTGATGCGGCAGATCTCTCCAAGGCTGCACTGGCCCGAGCAATCAGTGCGGAGCCCGCTGTCGTGCGGCGACTGTTCTCAGCGGGACACGTCAATCCGACGCTGGGCACTCTGGCCGAAGTGGCAGCAGCACTAGGGATGCGAATCACCCTTGAGCCGCTTCCAGCAGCTGAACGGAAGTCGGTCACCGACCCGCTGCTGGAAGGACGGGCGGCGGATCCTCGTGGGCTCGCGAAGCACCTCAGTGAGCTGCGGCGTTCTAAGTCCCGCTCCAGTGCCGCCGCTTAG